A portion of the Desmodus rotundus isolate HL8 chromosome 8, HLdesRot8A.1, whole genome shotgun sequence genome contains these proteins:
- the LOC112301252 gene encoding thymosin beta-4-like has product MSDKPDMAEIEKFDKSKLKKTEMQEKNPLPSKETIEQEKQAGES; this is encoded by the coding sequence ATGTCTGATAAACCCGATATGGCCGAGATTGAGAAATTCGATAAGtcaaaattgaagaagacagagaTGCAAGAGAAAAATCCACTGCCTTCCAAAGAAACGATTGAACAGGAGAAGCAAGCAGGAGAATCGTAA